CTTATTTAAATCGATTTAGGTTTAGTACTTGAATCgacttaaacaaggaaatataaatcaacCTACGCtaggaaatataaatcaataatattatattcagaatattctaacactagcaaaacaaaaaattatgggAGGGCTCCCAGGCCTCGTGGTTCCGCTGTTAGCAAAAACAATATAAAGCAGAATCCCACGAATCAGGTGTAACAGACTTACCAACTAGTAAGACATTTTACTTCCTTTGTAATAACTTATCTCCTCCAAAGTAATTAAAGTCTAGATAGCTGCCACCAAACCACCAAACTCATACTTGTATAAACGGTTCAATGCAGCTAGGGCTTCCTCATGTATATACTCACCCTTCTTGTatactagaaagaaaaaaaccccaCGATGAATATTCCCATCTCACTCCTATCCAAAATGTGTAGATATGAAATAGAAATACAAGGAGTTCATGTAAAGGTGAGTATAGCAGACCGTGCTGCTCTTGTAGATGCACATATTTCTGAGTTAAGGTCTCCCTTTGATCAAAAGCTGCCTTCTGTTGCTCCTCCCCTTGTGGCGTTCGATATTAAGTGCATTCCAAGCTACAATGGTGCTGCATTGCTGGTGCTATGTGTGGGAACTCGCTGCCTCATAGTTCAGCTGTACTGCATAGATTCATTTCCTGAGTCCATTAAGAAGTTTTTGAACGATCAGAATGTGTGTTTTGTGGGAGTTGGAGTGAAGGAGAAAGTCGGTAAGCTGCAGCATTGGCCGCAGATGTGTGGGTGTAAGACAGGTGTGGAGTTGGGTCATTTGGCTGCTAGGGTTCTTAAGAAGCCCAATCTTGATGATGGGTGTGATTTAGTTGAGTTAGCAAGTGAAGTTGGGCTGTTCTATGGGGAACCAAAAAGTGTTGACACTTTCTCAGACTGGACTGCTAGGGTTTTTACCCATGAACAGGTAAAGCATGCCATCTATGATGCTTATGGTTCTTATAGGATTTCAGACAGTCTGTTGGGTTTGCTCTAGCTAGCTAGGGTTTTGTTGGCCTTGTTTTATGGGCTTAATTTGTATGTTTTTGTCCGATTTGGGTTTGGTGTTTTCTAGGTTGTCTAATTTGCTTAAAATTCTATGTTGGACTAAGTGGGTGATCTTTAAGGTTACTAGTGCTTGAGATTATTTTGAGAGATGGGAAAAAAGAATCTGCAATGCTGCTACTTTTggcattgtttttgtttgataatatCTATATATCTTCTATTTGCTCCACAGGCATTGTATTCAATAATTCAatgtcaactttatttttttttcctttgaaaaaaaGTACTTCACTTACAACTCcagatctttcatcacttttacaatcatatctttaaattttaaaaagtatcaatttataAGTGTATGTatctttttgaaaagaaaaaatatttattaaaaaattcaaagattcaaacatgggtatttttgcaaattctattaaattctgaccaacgaCTAAAATTCTTgcgattatttttattttgtttttcctaaaaaaaattgggttttttgaggaattttgacacccttccattaggatttaaaggaaaattcttACGGAGAATTgcaattagaaaaaattgaaagattgatacactaaattgaaattttttaaagttgaagGGCAGGGTTCCAAAAGCGATAAAAGATCAGAAGTGACAAGTGAagttttttccctcttttttttttttttttttttttttctattaagaCGAGTGAGAATAACGATTACAACAACAACccaatacaaaagaaaataaaaaaataataacattattcattaattgcAGCATTAATCGATCCATTCAACAGTTCCAAAAACGATCCTCAAAATAGAAGGAGAAAGTGAGAAAACTGCCGGCGCGCGATACCAGCTAGAACTTGTCCACATGCATTATGATTTATGAACGAGTTGGATGAATGCAGATATCTCATCGCTTATACATAGGCAATAATACTTTTTATCACATACATGCAGGATCGCGAGAATTTTATTGTGGCGACATATTACTTTTAGCAGCAACAAATGAAAAATGTCACAACTATGACGTATCGTTGCGAGTAGTCTAATgccccgtttgtttcggcgtaaaatgatttttggaaaatagTTTcagtattttccggtgtttgatagggacgaaaataatggtcaaccggaaaataatttctgtttgacaaaaaatgcttaataaattttgaaaaatgatttacgctttttaaaagcgtaaatcattttccgtaaatggtagatgcagttgattcttttttaaacaacgcaatcgacctttacgttcaagcagttgactattgccgaatttcgaCAAGTCAGATTCCGACTCCGGTCGGTGCCGGAATTCGACAAATTAAGCCTGAATCCGGGGACGTCCGGcagatgttgtcggattccagGGATAtcatgccggattccggccatacTGGCCGGATCTCCGGCTATCTCGCCTGATCCTGGCCCGGATCCGGCCAGAACGCCGGATCaccggccagaacggccggacccccggcatctggccggatccgacTGTTCTGGCCGAATCTCCGACCAGCTGGCCGAAAACTGGCCAGGATGGCCGATTTCCGGTCAACTGGCCaggatccggccgttttgtgcCTGATTCCAGCAAAGTTCGCCGGATTTCGGCAacttttgccggaatttgtatatgccaaattttaaaaaatatttttatattattttatattaatattttttattttgtgaataaaatttaatttttttaaattaatatgattaaattaaaatataaaaaatatttgtaattttccgtacgcgccaaacaccgaaaaatgatttcgacggaaaatatttttatgaaaaatgactTATccg
Above is a genomic segment from Alnus glutinosa chromosome 12, dhAlnGlut1.1, whole genome shotgun sequence containing:
- the LOC133852674 gene encoding uncharacterized protein LOC133852674, which translates into the protein MCRYEIEIQGVHVKVSIADRAALVDAHISELRSPFDQKLPSVAPPLVAFDIKCIPSYNGAALLVLCVGTRCLIVQLYCIDSFPESIKKFLNDQNVCFVGVGVKEKVGKLQHWPQMCGCKTGVELGHLAARVLKKPNLDDGCDLVELASEVGLFYGEPKSVDTFSDWTARVFTHEQVKHAIYDAYGSYRISDSLLGLL